A genomic region of Alnus glutinosa chromosome 11, dhAlnGlut1.1, whole genome shotgun sequence contains the following coding sequences:
- the LOC133882501 gene encoding disease resistance protein RUN1-like, producing the protein MAAGTSRSPEAFFSSSSSPQPNWNYDVFLSFRGEDTRKNFTDHLYFALRDAGIKIFRDDNELRRGEDLTSELLRAIKGSKISVIVFSTNYAASRWCLEELVEIMECRRTVTQLVLPIFFNVDPSDVRNQTGSFAEAFTKHEEHYLLDMDKVLKWRRAMREAANLSGWELRKIANGHEAKFIRKIVEEISRELNNTHLFLALYPVGVDCRVQDMNFCLSFGDGDIRMVGILGMGGIGKTTIAKAVYNQFFHGFEGKSFLANVRETSNEPRGQVRLQEQLLSDILKTEKIKINSVDRGISMIKERLCNKAVLVILDDVDKIEQLNAIARRRDCFGLGSRIIITTRYEHLLKELQVDSVYTVTTMNDSESLELFSWHAFRNSSPTKDYTDLSTSVVAYCGGLPLALEVLGSFLFSRSIPEWKSALAKLKKIPHDQIQKKLRISFDALSDNTEKDIFLDIACFFIGMDKDYVAKILDGCGFFAKIGISVLIQRCLLKVSMRNEFLMHDLLRDMGRKIVHEKYPNEPGKWSRIWLHEDAFDILTKHQGTKAVEGLTLELPRLRKVNFNSIAFIKMQRLRLLQLDHVRLNGDYKYLSKELRWLRWHGFPLKFMPNNFYPRNLVVIDLQYSNLRRVWEVPKMFEKMKILNLSHSHYLSQTPDFSRLPNLEQLILEDCTSLFEVHHSIGDLTSLVLVNLKGCKCLTSLPRSFYKLKSLEILILSGSLPSLFWSWITPRKFLKPVNLLSTAPKGFNSLKDLRLRECNLSDNAIPIDVWSLCPLEILDLGCNNFESLPPSLGGLSKLGQLILDGCKKLKLIPDLPASLYFLYADNCTELERISNPSKLLNVFSLSLANCRKLVEIPGLEKWSNPIRSVDMEGCKNLTYTFKQSFIQEWSMRGIGRTFFICLPGNQIPDWFTYQGEGASMRFKVHTVDDKILKGFAVCVVYSIRVAELSPYTSITSFINHTKNTVFTVPSETSGANIHRGDHLWLGNVLTNNFEDGDEAELVVDLGVETTVKRLGICLGYERVLDGK; encoded by the exons ATGGCTGCCGGAACATCGAGATCTCCTGAAGCcttcttctcttcatcttcttctccccaACCCAATTGGAACTACGATGTCTTCTTGAGTTTCAGAGGCGAAGACACTCGCAAGAACTTCACCGACCACCTCTACTTCGCTTTGAGAGATGCCGGAATCAAAATCTTCAGAGATGACAACGAGCTCCGAAGAGGAGAAGATCTTACATCCGAACTATTACGGGCAATCAAAGGGTCCAAAATCTCTGTCATCGTTTTCTCGACAAACTATGCAGCTTCGAGGTGGTGCCTAGAGGAACTTGTGGAGATCATGGAGTGCCGAAGGACTGTGACACAGTTGGTTCTACCTATATTCTTTAATGTTGACCCCTCAGATGTGAGAAACCAGACAGGTAGTTTTGCGGAAGCATTCACGAAACATGAAGAGCACTACTTGTTGGACATGGACAAAGTTCTAAAGTGGAGAAGAGCTATGCGTGAGGCTGCTAATTTGTCAGGGTGGGAGCTAAGAAAAATTGCAAACGG GCATGAAGCCAAGtttataagaaaaattgttgaagaGATTTCAAGAGAACTGAACAACACACATTTGTTTCTAGCACTCTACCCAGTTGGAGTAGATTGTCGCGTGCAAGACATGAATTTTTGCTTAAGTTTTGGAGATGGAGATATTCGCATGGTAGGAATTTTGGGAATGGGCGGAATCGGAAAAACAACCATTGCTAAAGCCGTTTATAACCAATTTTTTCATGGATTTGAAGGTAAAAGTTTTCTTGCAAATGTTAGGGAAACTTCCAATGAACCAAGGGGCCAGGTTCGTCTCCAAGAACAACTTCTTTCTGACATCTTAAAGAcagaaaagataaagataaatagTGTTGATAGAGGAATTAGTATGATAAAAGAAAGACTTTGTAATAAAGCAGTACTTGTGATACTTGATGATGTAGACAAGATAGAGCAACTGAATGCCATAGCTAGAAGGCGTGACTGCTTTGGTTTGGGAAGTAGAATTATTATAACAACCAGATATGAGCATTTGCTAAAGGAGCTACAAGTAGATAGTGTATATACAGTTACAACAATGAACGACAGTGAGTCTCTTGAGCTCTTTAGTTGGCATGCCTTTAGGAATAGCTCTCCTACTAAAGATTATACTGACTTGTCAACAAGTGTTGTTGCTTACTGTGGAGGATTGCCACTAGCTCTCGAAGTTTTGGGCTCATTTCTATTCTCTAGGAGCATTCCAGAATGGAAAAGTGCATTAGCTAAACTGAAAAAGATTCCTCATGATCAAATTCAAAAGAAACTTAGAATAAGCTTTGATGCACTAAGCGACAATACAGAAAAGGATATATTCCTTGACATAGCATGTTTCTTCATCGGAATGGATAAAGACTATGTTGCAAAAATATTGGATGGTTGTGGTTTTTTTGCAAAGATTGGAATTAGTGTCCTCATTCAGCGGTGCCTTCTTAAAGTTAGCATGAGAAATGAGTTTTTGATGCATGATTTGCTGCGAGACATGGGAAGAAAAATCGTTCATGAAAAATACCCCAATGAACCTGGGAAATGGAGTAGAATATGGCTACATGAGGATGCATTTGATATATTGACAAAGCACCAG GGAACAAAAGCAGTCGAAGGGCTTACTTTAGAATTGCCAAGATTAAGAAAggtgaattttaattcaatagcATTTATAAAGATGCAGAGATTGAGATTACTTCAACTTGATCATGTACGACTCAATGGAGACTATAAATATCTTTCCAAAGAATTAAGATGGCTCCGTTGGCATGGGTTCCCTCTAAAGTTTATGCCAAACAACTTTTATCCAAGAAACCTAGTTGTGATTGACTTGCAATATAGCAATCTCAGAAGAGTTTGGGAAGTTCCCAAG ATGTTTGAGAAGATGAAAATTCTAAATCTCAGTCACTCGCATTATCTGAGCCAGACTCCTGACTTTTCAAGACTCCCCAATCTTGAGCAATTAATACTCGAAGATTGTACAAGTTTGTTTGAGGTTCACCACTCCATTGGAGATCTTACTAGTCTTGTTTTGGTAAATTTGAAAGGTTGCAAATGCCTTACAAGTCTGCCAAGGAGTTTCTACAAGTTGAAGTCTCTAGAAATACTCATTCTTTCTGGGTCATTACCGTCACTCTTTTGGTCCTGGATAACACCAAGGAAATTTCTCAAGCCAGTCAATCTATTGTCTACTGCACCAAAAGGCTTTAACTCACTAAAAGACTTACGTCTCAGGGAGTGCAATTTATCAGATAATGCAATTCCTATAGATGTTTGGAGTTTATGTCCTCTTGAAATTTTGGATTTAGGATGCAACAATTTTGAAAGCCTACCACCAAGCCTAGGTGGTCTTTCGAAGCTTGGACAACTCATCTTGGATGGTTGtaaaaagcttaaattaatTCCAGACTTACCAGCAAGCttgtattttctatatgcagaCAACTGCACAGAGCTAGAAAGAATATCGAATCCATCAAAACTCTTAAATGTGTTCAGTTTGTCCCTTGCTAATTGCAGGAAATTAGTCGAAATTCCAGGTCTAGAGAAGTGGTCAAATCCCATTAGATCTGTTGACATGGAAGGATGCAAAAATCTGACATATACTTTTAAGCAAAGCTTCATACAG GAATGGAGTATGCGTGGAATTGGTAGAACGTTTTTTATTTGCCTCCCTGGTAATCAAATTCCTGATTGGTTCACATATCAAGGGGAGGGAGCATCGATGCGTTTTAAAGTACATACTGTTGATGACAAGATATTGAAAGGGTTTGCTGTATGTGTTGTGTATTCAATACGTGTTGCGGAATTATCTCCGTATACAAGTATTACTTCATTTATCAACCATACCAAGAATACTGTTTTCACTGTTCCGTCAGAAACAAGTGGTGCCAATATCCATCGTGGAGATCACCTGTGGTTAGGCAATGTTCTTACCAACAATTTTGAGGATGGTGATGAGGCAGAGCTTGTTGTAGATTTGGGAGTTGAAACCACTGTTAAGAGGTTAGGGATCTGTCTAGGATATGAAAGGGTTCTTGATGGAAAATGA
- the LOC133881902 gene encoding B3 domain-containing protein Os01g0723500-like, with protein sequence MTGEIHGDMDDFDDNRPCFFKLIFGGVNTEQLRIPRKFVKHLPKELPDQAILRDSSGDEWRVKLCKTAEDIYLQDGWKQCFEDHSMGDNEFLLFKYNGEMSFDLLIFGKDGCERVYAPTNKHTPVHDEADQLTKLKEKDIQRRKKLEEKEPPTQKRKVWKMAESFTSDFPYFKRCMTKSHVEKVFILRVPAVFAKEHLPPQGRAKIVVRNSEDKSWEVNYVSNGWNHVLSGGFKAFVLENKLKIGDICIFELLGKQEIRVHIFR encoded by the exons ATGACGGGTGAGATTCATGGCGACATGGATGATTTTGATGACAATAGACCCTGCTTCTTCAAGCTCATCTTTGGAGGCGTCAACACTGAGCAACTG CGAATCCCACGAAAGTTTGTGAAGCATTTACCGAAAGAATTGCCTGATCAAGCAATTCTTAGGGATTCCTCTGGTGACGAGTGGCGTGTTAAACTGTGCAAGACTGCAGAAGACATATATCTGCAAGATGGTTGGAAGCAGTGCTTTGAAGATCACTCCATGGGGGACAATGAATTCTTGCTTTTCAAATATAATGGAGAAATGTCTTTTGATTTACTGATTTTTGGAAAAGATGGTTGTGAGAGAGTTTATGCTCCTACTAACAAGCACACTCCAGTACATGATGAAGCAGACCAGCTTACAAAACTCAAAGAGAAAGACAtccagagaaggaaaaaattaGAGGAAAAGGAGCCTCCCACCCAGAAAAGAAAGGTTTGGAAAATGGCCGAGTCTTTTACCTCCGATTTTCCTTACTTCAAGAGATGCATGACAAAATCCCATGTGGAGAAGGTGTTCATACTT CGAGTCCCAGCTGTTTTTGCTAAAGAACACCTTCCTCCTCAAGGCAGGGCAAAGATTGTTGTAAGGAATTCAGAAGATAAATCTTGGGAAGTGAATTACGTGAGCAATGGGTGGAACCATGTCCTTTCTGGAGGGTTCAAAGCCTTTGTACTTGAAAACAAGCTCAAGATTGGTGATATCTGCATATTTGAGCTTTTGGGGAAACAAGAAATCCGAGTCCATATTTTCCGCTGA